Proteins from a single region of Juglans microcarpa x Juglans regia isolate MS1-56 chromosome 5S, Jm3101_v1.0, whole genome shotgun sequence:
- the LOC121267224 gene encoding cyclin-A1-4-like gives MSTHNHDPPPSSSSSSAKMPSVSDNPTGKLTAAAKRRPALADVTNQRNGSKSNSRTLLPQSKPLVPCVAKIAKTKKKVSACSDNTGFLEKTLPASWGLKSSVFVLSEDKCFPGSDQSVASVAAHSAPRVVQAGLCALSSIICALSSIIRAPRDMDISPSSSASGCISLDESISTCESLKSPEFEYIDNEDASAVRLIERKTSNSLFISDNAEKAGNVCEIGMLVEMETFDQVVDIDNNVMDPQCCATIACDIYKHLRVSEANKSPSTDFMERIQKDINASMRAVLIDWLVEVAEVYRLLPDTLFLTVNYIDRYLSGNVVNMQRLQLLGVACMMIAAKYEEICAPSVDEFCYVTDNTYFKEEVLQMESAVLNSLKFEMTAPTAKCFLRRFVCVVQATSKVPSMQLECLANYLMELSLLEYSMLRYSPSLVAASATFLAKFILLPLKKPWNSVLKHYTLYQASDLSDCVKALHSLCCNCSNSNLPAIREKYSQHQYEFVAKKYCPPSIPHEYFQELSN, from the exons ATGTCGACCCACAACCACGATCCCCCACcatcttcgtcttcatcttcggCCAAGATGCCCTCGGTTTCCGACAATCCAACCGGGAAGTTAACCGCGGCGGCCAAGAGGCGACCCGCTCTCGCTGACGTCACCAACCAAAGAAATGGCTCTAAGAGTAATTCACGCACCTTGCTCCCTCAGTCCAAGCCTCTG GTGCCATGTGTTGCCAAAATTGCCAAGACCAAGAAGAAAGTTTCTGCTTGCTCAGACAATACAGGCTTCCTTGAGAAAACTTTGCCTGCATCCTGGGGCTTGAAATCAAGTGTCTTTGTGCTGTCAGAGGATAAATGTTTCCCCGGAAGTGATCAATCGGTGGCTAGTGTTGCTGCCCATTCTGCTCCACGCGTCGTGCAAGCCGGTCTTTGTGCTCTGAGTAGCATAATTTGTGCTCTGAGTAGCATAATTCGTGCTCCCAGAGACATGGATATTTCTCCTAGTAGCTCAGCTAGTGGCTGCATTTCTTTGGACGAGAGCATATCTACGTGTGAGTCTTTGAAGAGTCCAGAATTTGAATATATTGACAATGAGGATGCTTCAGCAGTTAGATTGATCGAGAGGAAGACAAGCAACAGTCTCTTCATTTCAGACAATGCAGAAAAAGCAG GGAATGTCTGTGAGATAGGTATGCTTGTGGAGATGGAAACATTTGATCAAGTTGTAGATATTGATAACAATGTCATGGACCCTCAATGCTGTGCAACCATTGCTTGTGATATTTATAAGCACTTGCGTGTATCCGAG GCAAATAAAAGCCCTTCCACGGACTTCATGGAAAGGATCCAAAAAGACATCAATGCCAGCATGCGTGCTGTACTGATTGACTGGCTTGTGGAG GTTGCTGAAGTGTACCGGCTTCTACCTGATACACTATTTTTGACTGTTAACTATATTGATCGTTATCTTTCTGGCAATGTGGTGAATATGCAACGGTTGCAATTGCTTGGTGTTGCATGCATGATGATTGCTGC CAAGTATGAGGAGATCTGTGCACCCAGTGTGGACGAGTTCTGTTACGTCACTGATAATACATATTTCAAGGAGGAG GTTTTGCAAATGGAATCTGCTGTGCTAAATTCATTGAAGTTTGAAATGACAGCCCCAACAGCTAAATGTTTCTTGAG GCGATTTGTTTGTGTTGTTCAAGCTACCAGCAAG GTTCCATCAATGCAGCTGGAGTGCTTGGCCAACTACCTCATGGAGTTATCCCTTCTCGAATACAGCATGCTGCGTTATTCTCCATCGCTAGTAGCTGCTTCTGCTACTTTCTTGGCCAAATTTATACTACTCCCGTTAAAGAAACCCTGG AATTCTGTATTGAAGCATTACACGCTTTACCAAGCTTCTGATTTGAGTGACTGTGTCAAGGCGCTGCATAGCCTGTGCTGTAATTGCAGTAATTCTAATCTACCCGCAATCAGGGAGAAATACAGCCAACATCAG TACGAGTTCGTGGCAAAGAAGTACTGTCCTCCTTCAATACCTCACGAGTATTTCCAAGAACTAAGCAACTAG